A stretch of Paenibacillus peoriae DNA encodes these proteins:
- a CDS encoding NAD(P)/FAD-dependent oxidoreductase has product MELISGNTYWPSTLEKTLDFPPLAEDLNCDVLIIGGGMGGSICSRLLGERQVDTVVIDKRKLVHGSSSANTGLLQYSNDKTLTSFINTFGETNGVLFYRMCKDALDQLEKLSTTLEIDSSFIRRSSLYYASTSEDVQTIQEEYRQLIRFGFPVEYWDEQQIAARFPFRKPAALYTHEDAEVNPFLFAQGLLRSASRLGVRLYEHTEAKHFEFNENEVVCHTSGGIIRAKKIIFATGYETQEIKTDRGAVLESSYAIATNPIGDTPLWHEQCLIWETARPYLYMRSTPEGRIIIGGLDEPVLDANQREIRLLHQQQKLLQALQEHFPSVPFQIDYAWAAVFGSSHDGLPYIGPHPRFPNCYFLEGYGGNGTVTNMMAAQLLADELTGTHRPEMELYSLTRTTKPSPEATKPMV; this is encoded by the coding sequence ATGGAATTAATAAGCGGGAATACATATTGGCCGAGTACCTTGGAGAAAACATTGGATTTCCCGCCTTTGGCAGAGGATTTAAATTGTGATGTATTGATCATCGGTGGCGGGATGGGTGGATCGATCTGCTCCCGACTGTTGGGAGAACGACAGGTAGACACCGTGGTTATTGACAAGCGCAAGCTAGTACATGGAAGTTCTTCGGCCAATACCGGACTGCTGCAATATAGCAATGATAAGACCTTAACGTCCTTCATCAATACGTTTGGTGAAACGAACGGTGTACTGTTTTACCGTATGTGCAAAGATGCTCTGGATCAGTTGGAAAAACTGTCTACCACGCTGGAAATTGATTCGTCCTTTATACGCCGAAGTAGCCTGTACTATGCAAGTACATCGGAGGATGTGCAGACGATTCAAGAAGAGTACAGACAGCTAATCCGGTTTGGATTTCCTGTCGAATACTGGGATGAACAACAGATTGCTGCCCGATTTCCTTTTCGAAAACCAGCAGCCTTATACACGCACGAAGATGCCGAGGTTAATCCATTTTTGTTTGCCCAAGGACTGCTTCGATCCGCCAGCCGTCTCGGTGTACGCTTATATGAGCATACGGAAGCCAAGCATTTTGAATTTAACGAAAATGAAGTTGTTTGTCATACCAGCGGTGGCATTATCCGAGCGAAAAAAATCATTTTTGCAACGGGTTATGAAACACAGGAGATTAAAACAGACCGTGGAGCCGTTCTGGAAAGCTCATATGCTATCGCCACCAATCCAATCGGAGATACTCCCTTGTGGCATGAACAGTGTCTCATCTGGGAAACTGCTCGTCCTTATCTATACATGCGCTCCACACCGGAAGGACGTATCATTATTGGTGGTTTGGATGAACCTGTATTGGACGCCAACCAACGTGAAATCAGGCTACTACACCAACAACAAAAGCTGCTGCAAGCACTACAGGAGCATTTTCCCAGTGTGCCATTTCAGATCGACTACGCTTGGGCGGCTGTATTCGGCTCCTCTCACGACGGCTTGCCGTATATTGGTCCACATCCGCGTTTTCCAAACTGCTATTTCTTGGAGGGTTACGGGGGAAATGGGACGGTTACGAATATGATGGCCGCACAGCTATTGGCTGATGAACTGACGGGCACACACCGACCTGAAATGGAGCTGTATTCTCTGACCCGTACGACCAAACCCTCGCCAGAAGCAACAAAACCAATGGTTTAA